The Deltaproteobacteria bacterium PRO3 genomic sequence CAAAGCTTCGATGGCGCGGGGATCTTCGAAAGTCCCCAGAATCTTCGCCGCTTTAATCCGCCGGGAAGGCGACATTTGTTTGTCGAGTAGAATGACGGCGATGGCCTCGATATTCGCCGACTCCGCGGCGGTAGCGGGCGCAACCCAGCAAAAGACCGCGAAAATGGCGAGTACGGCGGAAGTCAGGAGTTTTATGGGGCGCATCGGCATGGATTCGACCACATAAATTTGAGATTTAGATAGAGCGCTTCACGCCTTTGCCGCGATGCGATGCCATCATTTTTGGCGTGACGTAAACTCCGATCAGGGGCCTTTTGGAAGGACGCTTATTGGTGAAGTCGCTGACGAAGCCTTTTCGGGTGCGAATTTCGACATGGCCCGCGCCGCGTCCGCCATAGACCAGGATGGCGCCGAGCGGGGCCTGGTAGGGGTTCTTCACGGGGATTTTTTTGAAAGCGTATTTTCGTTGCAGTTCACGGCCGGCCTGCTTGGCGTATCGGGTGGTCGGGCGGCTGGAAACAACTTTGGCTTTCACCAAAGCATTCTTGACCGCACGCCAACATTGGCGGCGGGAATGCCTTCGGGCGCGAGCATTGACAATTTTCGTGGCCGCTTGCATGCGTGGATCATAACTCACGGATATCTTCGGCGGCGGGCGCCGCGGGTTATGAGAGTGTTTTTTGGATTTGGCCGCGACAGGATGGGCCAACACGAGGATGGCCCCGAGGACGAGGATAAAGGTGAAAAAAGAACGCCGCACCTAAGCGGAATTTAAGCGTTTTTTCTAATAAATCAACTGAATTTTGATATTAATCATGCAGAAAATGAATTTACCCCCCGCTTAATTTTGTATCTAATAATTTCTTGTTCGCGGACCGAAGCCTCACTTACAATTTTTCGATTCATGGCCATTCCGGGTAAACATTTCCTCTCCGCAAGATGAAGGGCAGGGTTCTATGCCCAAGGAATGCGAATTCATCGTCATCGACGCCACCAAGGATGACGACTACCTCAAGCAAGCGCGCAAGGACAACCCGGGCGCCATCCTTGCCAAAAGCCTGAAGGACATGGTCGACAAGCTGCTCGACAAAGTCAAAAAGAACGAATGCGACTGCATTTCCAGACTGCGTATCATCGGTCACGGCGGCGAGGGTTTTATCGTGATCGGCGCCGGCAAGAACGGCGGAGATCCGGAAAAGCGCATCAATGAGAAACAATCCGAGTGGGAAGACCAGCTTAAGCGTCTCAAACCGAAACTTTGCAAAAAGGCCGAGATCGAACTGCTCGCTTGCTTTTTTGGGGCCGGCCAGAAGGGGGCGGATAAACTCAATGCCTTGGCGAAATTTCTCGACGTTACCGTGATCGGATACACCTGCTATACCCTGCCCGGCGGTTATCCCAAAATTAATAAGAAGAAGTCCCAAAACAAGGCCACGCCGAAAAAGCCCGCGGAAAAAATGCCTCGGCTGGAAAGCTCCCTGCCCAGCTTCAAGAGCCTGCGATCGCCGTTGTCGGGCTATCGCCGAAATCCGCCCGAAGCGCTGTTTCTCAGCTCCGGTCACGTGGCGCCGGACCGAGGAGTTCCGCCCCCTCCCCTCCTCCTGCGCGATCCCGAGTTCATCCAGCTGTTGCTCGGCCAAATCAACCCGCGCCGATTCGTGGACACCCGGTATGCGGGGGGCTGGATCGAGGCCCGGCTTGGCATCGGGCGGCGCTCGGGCGGCATCG encodes the following:
- a CDS encoding DUF4347 domain-containing protein — translated: MPKECEFIVIDATKDDDYLKQARKDNPGAILAKSLKDMVDKLLDKVKKNECDCISRLRIIGHGGEGFIVIGAGKNGGDPEKRINEKQSEWEDQLKRLKPKLCKKAEIELLACFFGAGQKGADKLNALAKFLDVTVIGYTCYTLPGGYPKINKKKSQNKATPKKPAEKMPRLESSLPSFKSLRSPLSGYRRNPPEALFLSSGHVAPDRGVPPPPLLLRDPEFIQLLLGQINPRRFVDTRYAGGWIEARLGIGRRSGGIDWYEITDGFHHIGPAGQPKRFHPILPFGRIWFQQLAALHRQATQPKQRGR